In Gossypium raimondii isolate GPD5lz chromosome 12, ASM2569854v1, whole genome shotgun sequence, a single window of DNA contains:
- the LOC105764682 gene encoding uncharacterized protein LOC105764682: MSSSPSPRRSRSSNGEEERPRFFDSKAKSKCWANAETVPGRHPERWRKDAAGNIVCKRFCNCQGCLCFEYDHIVPFSKGGESTAENCQILQTRVNRFKSNKEDLDTTRLKGYSCEVQFTDKELDIIEMAVYGDVIRPGNQCRCRTIAEMLGQYKSKDNLAACKLPLDKESI, from the exons ATGAGTTCTTCGCCTTCGCCTCGTCGCTCTCGCAGTAGCAATGGTGAGGAAGAGAGGCCAAGATTCTTCGATTCCAAGGCAAAGAGCAAGTGCTGGGCCAATGCTGAAACTGTTCCCGGTCGTCATCCCGAGCGATGGCGCAAAGACGCTGCCGGTAACATCGTCTGCAAGCGTTTCTGTAACTGCCAAGGTTGCCTCTGTTTCGAGTACGACCACATCGTTCCTTTCTCCAAAG GTGGAGAATCCACGGCTGAAAATTGTCAAATCCTTCAGACTAGGGTGAATAGGTTTAAATCAAACAAAGAAGATCTGGATACTACCAGATTGAAAGGTTATTCTTGTGAGGTCCAGTTTACCG ATAAGGAGCTTGACATTATCGAAATGGCTGTTTATGGGGATGTAATCCGGCCTGGGAATCAGTGTCGTTGCAGAACTATTGCTGAAATGCTTGGACAGTACAAGTCGAAAGATAACTTGGCTGCATGCAAATTGCCCCTCGATAAAGAATCTATATAG